A region from the Camarhynchus parvulus chromosome 23, STF_HiC, whole genome shotgun sequence genome encodes:
- the LOC115912874 gene encoding myotubularin-related protein 9-like produces MEQCLNIASSIEALSSVDSVMMLYPFFYRPPSLQLQQGWHLRVPERHFQRVASQTSRWRLSTVNSDFSVCPSYPPAVMVPAAVADDIVARAARFRQGGRFPVLSYFHPKNGTALLRSSQPLTGPNRRRSREDEQLLGTILAEGERGFVLDTRSAQAAKQARISGGGTEHKSAYPGWGRLHRALDRGRVLQDSFSRLVELCSDPAVTMERWLGRLDSSRWLSHVKAALSTACLAAQCLDREGCTVLVHGAEGTDTTLLVTALAQLILDPACRTLQGFQGLLEREWIQAGHPFQLRCARSASSHARGKQEAPVFLLFLDCVWQLSRQFPLSLEFGEQLLLTLSDNAYASAYGTFLCNNERERWVRGQTPPVTAQVTPNPAGDWDVSHLCPHRSLCKVRESTHSLWAWLDQPEEKHKYLNPLYSHNPLVIWPSVEPQSIQLWQGFFLRWIRPSQHLEEAWGQIRSLVQGNSCSLQESTGERLSQPLPEPPAGTENGKFGTR; encoded by the exons ATGGAGCAGTGTCTGAACATCGCCAGCTCCATCGAG GCTCTCTCCTCGGTGGACTCGGTGATGATGCTGTACCCGTTCTTCTACCGCCCGCCgagcctgcagctccagcagggctggcacctccGCGTCCCCGAGCGCCACTTCCAGCGGGTGGCCTCGCAG ACGAGCCGGTGGCGGCTGAGCACCGTGAACAGCGATTTCAGCGTCTGCCCCTCGTACCCGCCCGCCGTGATGGTGCCCGCGGCCGTGGCCGATGACATCGTGGCGAGGGCGGCGCGGTTCCGGCAGGGCGGGCGCTTCCCCGTCCTCAGCTActtccaccccaaaaacggcaCC gccctgctccgcagcagccagcccctgaCAGGACCCAACCGGCGGCGCAGCCGTGAGGAcgagcagctcctggggacaatCCTGGCCGAGGGCGAGCGCGGCTTCGTCCTGGACACGCGCTCGGCGCAGGCGGCCAAGCAGGCGCGGATCAGCGGCGGCGGCACCGAGCACAAATCCGCCTACCCCGGCTGGGGACGGCTGCACCGCGCCCTGGACAG GGGCCGTGTGCTGCAGGACAGTTTCTCCAGGCTGGTGGAGCTGTGCAGTGACCCCGCTGTGACCATGGAGCGCTGGCTGGGCCGCCTGGACAGCAGCCGCTGGCTCAGCCACGTCAAGGCCGCCCTGAGCACGGCCTGCCTGGCTGCCCAGTGCCTGGACAG GGAGGGCTGCACGGTGCTGGTGCACGGCGCCGAGGGCACGGACACCACGCTGCTGGTGACAGCGCTGGCCCAGCTCATCCTGGACCCCGCCTGCCGCACCCTGCAGGGcttccaggggctgctggagcggGAATGGATCCAG GCCGGGCACCCCTTCCAGCTGCGCTGCGCCCGCTCCGCCTCCTCGCACGCCCGGGGCAAGCAGGAGGCTCCGGtgttcctcctcttcctcgaCTGCGTGTGGCAGCTGAGCCGGCAGTTCCCCCTGTCGCTGGAatttggggagcagctgctgctcaccctcTCTGACAACGCCTACGCCTCGGCCTACGGCACCTTCCTGTGCAACAACGAGAGGGAGAGGTGGGTGCGGGGACAAACCCCTCCTGTCACGGCTCAGGTGACACCAAACCCCGCTGGGGACTGGGATGTGTCCCACCTGTGCCCCCACAGGAGCCTGTGTAAGGTGAGGGAAAGCACCCACTCGCTGTGGGCATGGCTGGACCAGCCTGAGGAGAAGCACAAGTACCTGAACCCTCTGTACTCGCACAACCCCCTGGTGATCTGGCCCTCCGTGGAGCCCCAGAGcatccagctgtggcagg GTTTTTTCCTCCGGTGGATCCGTCCCTCCCAGCACCTGGAGGAGGCCTGGGGGCAGATCCGGAGCTTGGTGCAGGGgaacagctgctccctgcaggagagCACGGGGGAAAGGCTGAGCCAGCCCCTCCCCGAGccccctgcagggacagagaacGGGAAATTTGGCACAAGGTGA